The nucleotide sequence AACTGTGGCCAGGAGTAGCCAAGACCTCCACTTTGCCCCTCCTCTAAATAGGCAGCACCCACCGCACTCCTTACTGAGGTGTCTCTTCAATGCCATCTCATGGAAAAGAGCGCCACCTACTGAATTCCCAGCACTTCCAGCAGTCCCTGGAATTTCTCTGGGGTCTCATTCAAGTGCCGGGCAGGCTCAGCTCTGGCGTAGCTTGGAGGTCAGCTGGGAATCCCAGCACAAGACAGGCCAGCTGCATGCTTATTTCTTAGGTTTGCATAAAATACTGATGTCCCAAAAAAGCTAATttgtggcggggaggggaggaagacgCTGACCATACTTGTTACCTATAATGCAGCAGGAATTAGAGTCAATGTAACTTTCTCCTCGCCAGAAAAACCCCAAGACGGTGCGGCAGGCGGAGGAGGTGCGTGGGCTGGAACATCTCAACATGGACGTAGCAGTCAACTTCAGCAAAGGGGCCCAGCTGAGCCCCCACATTCACAACGTCTGCTCAGAGGCCAAAGAGGCTATTTACACCCGAGAAGAAGATGTTAAATTTTGGCTGGAGAAAGGTAAGAATCTCCTTCCACACTGGGCCCACTAGCGCAAAAAGTGCGACCCAGTCTGCAAGCCACTACGATCTCCCCCTCTGCATTGTTGGGGGGATAGTCTGGTTCACGTCAATCCCTTGCATGTGCAGCTGGAGTATTGGTGCACACAGTTCCTTTGCACACCGGTGGATAAGTGGGTGCACACAGATCCCTTGCACACTGCCTGGGGGAGGGCTAGTGGTTAACTTGCTACACATCTGTTTTTCACATGCTGCTCTTCTAATGAATCCAAGCTGAGCGTGTTACTTTCTGGGGCCACATCTCCCTAGTGTGAGACCCTGCTTCTCCCATGACCCCACCTAGTTCCACATCCTAGACCTGCCTGGGCACAATTACCAGATCCTGTCCCCTGGGCACGAGAAAAACATTTGGTGACTTATGCCGAGGCCATAAGCCAAGTGCAGGGAAGGCAATTAGTGCTAATTAAAGTGGTGGCttctgtgatgtggacacctgtccaaTGGGAACTGGGTTGAGTCCTCACAAACCTCGTTTCATAGAGGGGCTTACTGAACAGCCGTCTGATGCCTGTCACTTTCCGTCACTACCTATAATCTGGGCCAGATGTGAATTGGTGCCTTACAGGGGAGAAGTCCTATTGCCTATTCCCAGCCCCGCGAGCACCTAGCCTGCAGAAGGCAGCATCCTAAGCCATGCACCTGTCTCTCCCTTTCGTTCCACAGGGGTGGATGGCTCCATGTTCGAGGTCTTGCCCCAGTCGGCCGACCTGCCCGACCTGCAGCGCTGCAAGCTGTGCTTGGACCGCTGGAAGCCCTGCATCTGCAGCTACTCGCTGAGCATCGAGTGGTACCCGTGCATGCTCAAGTACTGCAAGAGCCGCGATGCCGGCGGCAAGGTCTCCTCCTACAAGTGCGGCATCCGCAGCTGCCAGAAGGGCTACAGTTTTGACTATTACGTGCCGCAGAAGCAGCTGTGCCTATGGGATGAGGAGACCTAGCAGGCCCTGGCCAGGCCTTTCCAAGCAGCATCTCTTCTGCCTCCCGCTGTGACGCTCTGGGTGGAGCTGGCTGCCTGGAGTGGGAGACGGGCCAGGGAGATGCCTTGTGCCATGAAGGATTTGTTATGCCTCtttccttcccactcccctggGCCCCCTAATGCTGCCTCACACTGTGAAAACTGGCTCAGCTTGCCATGTATTAAGAGTGCCCTGCCCTCCTCCTATGGGCATCACTCACCTATGGGCATCATCTGGGACCGGAaggaggcaggggggaggagctTTCATGGGGGGAAGGGGTTCGTTTTGATCTAGCAGgtttgcccagctctggggaagaGACGGACGAGCTGGGGTGTCGGTGCCAGGACAGAGCCTCTTCAAGGGGGGAGC is from Mauremys reevesii isolate NIE-2019 linkage group 12, ASM1616193v1, whole genome shotgun sequence and encodes:
- the OAF gene encoding out at first protein homolog, whose product is MRAQGCGLPALLLLLLRLLPGPLPGRAGPGALSELRVRVRLPDGQVTEESLQADSGADCISLELRKGDGTLITLTADFRQEVKIFRALILGELERGQSQFQALCFVTRLHHNEIIPSESMAKLRQKNPKTVRQAEEVRGLEHLNMDVAVNFSKGAQLSPHIHNVCSEAKEAIYTREEDVKFWLEKGVDGSMFEVLPQSADLPDLQRCKLCLDRWKPCICSYSLSIEWYPCMLKYCKSRDAGGKVSSYKCGIRSCQKGYSFDYYVPQKQLCLWDEET